One genomic window of Oncorhynchus clarkii lewisi isolate Uvic-CL-2024 chromosome 5, UVic_Ocla_1.0, whole genome shotgun sequence includes the following:
- the LOC139408806 gene encoding sulfate transporter-like encodes MEEAKVTEVPHLERRVRQRKEPMTVLKTKLSRSLSCSVPRVKNTLTGFFPVVLWLPKYKLKEYIWGDLMSGLIIGIILVPQAIAYCLLAGVDPIYGLYTSFFANIIYFFMGTSRHVSVGIFSLMSLMVGQVVDREVYMAGFELDDTKAATIDGFLNVTEDSDSSAVNLTIGAFGMECGKECYAISIAAALTFLAGIYQVLMAVFRLGFVSVYLSAPMLDGFATGASFTILTVQAKYLLGLKIPRHQGYGTVVVTWINIFSNIQNTNYCDLITSVICISVLVLGKELQDRYKDRLKIPLPTELVVVAGATLVSHFVDFHGRYDSSVSGAIPTGFIPPKVPSFGLMPRVAFDAIPLAVISFAFTVSLSEMFAKKNGYTVRPNQEMLAIGFCNIIPSFFHCFTTSAALAKTMVKDSTGCQTQVSSIVSAFVVLLVLLFFAPFFYSLQKCVLACIIIVSLRGALRKFRDVPSKWRVSKMDAVVWMVTMGASALISVEMGLVVGVVFSILCIIVQTQKPKVSLLGQVHDTVYYEDLEEYENLMSLPKVKIFRFQAPLYYANKDFFLKSLYKAVGVEPFLEMTRRMEAEKKSEKMAAKEVGRDDKTNGEVNVGLVSRELDFHTIILDCSAMPFVDSTGMQTFKGIIKDYKEVGVTVLLASCNTTVIDSLRQGSFFGKADKDMERLSFYTVHTAVQFANDRATSAFIGDTLV; translated from the exons ATGGAGGAAGCCAAGGTCACTGAAGTTCCCCACCTGGAGCGGAGGGTCCGGCAGCGGAAAGAGCCCATGACCGTTCTGAAGACCAAGCTGAGCCGTAGCCTGTCCTGCTCTGTGCCCAGGGTCAAGAACACCTTGACTGGGTTCTTCCCTGTGGTGCTCTGGCTTCCCAAGTACAAACTGAAAGAGTATATCTGGGGTGATCTCATGTCAGGCCTCATCATAGGCATCATCCTGGTGCCCCAGGCCATCGCCTACTGCCTGCTGGCCGGAGTGGACCCTATCTATGGCCTCTACACCTCCTTTTTCGCCAACATAATATACTTCTTCATGGGGACCTCCAGGCACGTGTCTGTGGGCATCTTCAGTCTTATGAGCCTCATGGTGGGCCAGGTTGTGGATAGAGAGGTGTATATGGCAGGGTTCGAGCTGGATGACACCAAAGCAGCCACCATAGATGGATTCTTAAACGTAACAGAAGACTCAGACAGCTCAGCCGTCAACCTGACAATAGGGGCCTTCGGCATGGAGTGTGGGAAAGAATGTTATGCCATCAGCATTGCAGCAGCCTTGACGTTTTTGGCTGGGATTTACCAG GTATTGATGGCTGTGTTCAGACTGGGCTTTGTCTCCGTCTACCTCTCTGCTCCCATGCTGGACGGCTTTGCCACAGGCGCATCGTTCACCATCCTCACCGTCCAAGCCAAGTACCTACTGGGGCTCAAGATCCCTCGCCACCAGGGCTACGGCACTGTGGTGGTCACCTGGATCAATATCTTCAGTAACATCCAGAACACCAACTACTGTGACCTCATCACCAGCGTCATCTGCATCTCTGTCCTGGTGTTGGGGAAGGAGCTCCAAGATCGCTACAAGGATCGTCTGAAGATCCCTCTGCCCACAGAGCTGGTAGTGGTGGCGGGCGCTACACTGGTGTCCCACTTTGTAGACTTCCACGGACGGTACGACTCCAGTGTCTCTGGTGCTATCCCCACAGGCTTCATCCCCCCTAAGGTGCCCAGTTTTGGTCTGATGCCCCGGGTGGCCTTCGATGCCATCCCACTGGCTGTGATCAGCTTTGCCTTCACGGTTTCCCTCTCTGAGATGTTTGCCAAGAAGAACGGCTACACCGTCCGGCCCAACCAGGAGATGTTGGCCATTGGTTTCTGTAACATTATCCCTTCCTTCTTCCACTGTTTCACCACCAGTGCTGCCCTGGCTAAAACTATGGTGAAAGACTCCACGGGCTGCCAGACTCAGGTCTCCAGCATTGTAAGTGCCTTTGTCGTTCTCCTGGTCCTGCTCTTCTTCGCCCCCTTCTTTTATTCCCTCCAGAAGTGCGTCCTGGCCTGTATCATCATCGTCAGCCTGAGGGGAGCTCTCCGTAAGTTCAGAGACGTGCCCAGTAAGTGGCGCGTCAGTAAGATGGACGCTGTCGTCTGGATGGTGACTATGGGTGCCTCAGCACTGATCAGTGTGGAGATGGGGCTGGTGGTTGGAGTGGTTTTCTCTATCCTCTGTATCATCGTCCAGACCCAGAAGCCCAAGGTTTCTCTGTTAGGACAGGTCCATGACACTGTCTACTACGAGGATTTGGAGGAGTATGAAAACCTCATGTCCCTCCCTAAAGTGAAGATCTTCCGCTTCCAGGCCCCGCTCTACTATGCAAACAAGGACTTCTTCCTGAAGTCGCTGTACAAGGCCGTGGGCGTGGAACCCTTCCTGGAGATGACCAGGAGGATGGAAGCAgagaaaaaatctgaaaaaatggCAGCGAAGGAAGTCGGGAGAGACGACAAGACTAATGGAGAGGTGAATGTAGGGCTGGTATCCAGAGAACTTGACTTCCACACTATCATCTTAGACTGCTCTGCCATGCCCTTCGTAGACTCCACAGGGATGCAAACCTTCAAAGGGATCATTAAAGACTATAAGGAGGTGGGTGTTACAGTGCTGCTAGCAAGCTGTAATACAACGGTCATAGATTCTCTCAGACAAGGCTCTTTCTTTGGGAAGGCTGACAAAGACATGGAACGCTTGTCATTCTATACTGTACACACTGCAGTTCAATTTGCCAATGACAGGGCAACATCTGCATTTATTGGTGACACATTGGTGTAG